The region ACATAGGCCCCGATGGGGGCTTTCGCTTCGGGCTTTGGCGGGCATTACCTATGTATCACGCAGTTACGGAGCCATCACCAATCCGGGCAACGTTGCGTTTGGAACACCGATCAACGGATTGATTGGTGGGGGTTTATACGGCCGCTTCACCCTGGCAACCGGCTGGCGTTTACTGGCGGGGCTGGATTACAAACATATCTCCAACGCGGGTATTCGACTACCCAATCAGGGCCTCAATATTCCGGCTTTATCTGTTGGTATACAACGGTATACAATGAGCGGACGCTTGCCTGATACGCGTACCTGGCAACCGACCCAGATGGATAAACGCTGGATGTTTCGTGCCCTGGCCATAGCCTCGGCTAAAGTGCTGGAAGCTAACGATCGTGACCCTGAGCAGGCTTACCCTATTTTCGGGTTGACCCTGATCGCGGGTTATCACCTGACCCGATCTCATGTACTATCGGGTGGTTTTGAAATGATCGACGACCAGTATTTCAAGGAGCAGATTCGTCGATGGACAGGACGTTATCAACCTTATCGGCAAGGGACGCTGCTGGCAGGCTATGAGTTCTGGCAAGGGCATTTCTCCTTCACGGCTCACATGGGCTGGAATGCCGTGCGCCCACTCTGGTATAAACCCGCTACCTATCAGAAATACGGGCTACTCTATCGGTTCGGGAATGGGTTCACCACGGGCGTTGTCGTGAAGACCTATGGCGATAACACCAAAAACTTTCAGGCTGTAGCCGGGATGACTTTTTGATACAGGCTGTTAAAAGAAATAAACCTTATGAGTTGAGCAAATCAATTGATTATTCCTATATTTTTCTGATATTGTAAACCTGTTATTGTCATTACTGATAAAATAGTAAATTATTGATTGTTTTTCACTAAGATTGTAAGACGTTAATCTATAGAAACAGAGAATTTATTTGCATAGTCTTAATAGTTTGTAGTATAAGTGCAAAATATAGTTGACTTCATGATAAATACATTACGCTTCATTCTTTTATTTTTTTTCTGTATTGCCATTCACCCTCGCTTAGCTGCCCAAGCTATACCCGATACGGTGACTGCCCGGCAGAGCTTTATGGCGGAAGTGGGCGGCTTTGGATCGTCGGCCAGACAAACGCCGTTTTGGTTTCGGTCGCGCCAGTATGGAACCGTACCCTTAACCGGGCCAGCCGGGATTGTTCGCCTAGGTCTGACCAGGCAATTTGGTAACCTCCAAAAGATTCATTCAAGAGTAGCCGTCGAAGGAGTGGCCAATGTGGGTACTCGTTCGCAGTTTGTTCTGCCGGTAGCCTATGCCAGTCTGTTATCCAGGAATTTTGAGTTGTATCTGGGACGGAAGCGCGAAGTATTTGGCCTGGTCGATACGCTTCTATCAACGGGTTCATACGCGTGGTCGGGGAATGCACTGCCGATCTATAAGCTCCAATTGGGAACCCGGGGTTACGTGCCTTTAGGCTTTACAAAAGGGGTAGTTGCTTTAAACGGAATGTACGCACATGGCTGGTTTAGTAACACCGATTCCATTCAGAATTCGTTTCTGCACCAGAAGGCATTATTTCTTCGTGTCAGTCTTTTTCGTAATCGTGTTCGGTTGTATGGGGGCGTAACGCACTATGCGCAATGGGGAGGCCAATCCAGTAAATATAAAGATGGTATCACGGTAAATGGTAAAATTCCCAGCTCCCTGTCAACGTACAAGGACATTATTCTGGTCCGGCAACCGCCCAGAGATACTGCGGTGTACAGCCGTTTTGACCTGGAAAACCAGGCAGGCAATCACCTGGGTTCTATTGATGTGGCTGTGGAGGTTGATAACCAGCAGGCCAACTGGTTTCTATATTATCAGCACCCATTTGAGGATAAATCCGGGGTAGCCTTCAAAAATATGCCCGATGGATTGTACGGTGTCCGTTGGAAGAACAAACGGGTTGATGCGCATACCGGCTTTATCATCAGACAGATAACCGCCGAGTTCCTGACAACCTTAAGTCAGTCAGGATTCAATTTTGACATTAATAATCGCCTGTATAACGGAGCCGATGACTACTTCAATAATTATCAGTACGTGGATGGCTGGACGCACCGGCAACGGGTTGTTGGAACGCCGTTTATGACTCGATGGCAGGATTCGAAGGCTGATCTGAATGATCTTACCGGTGGTTTCAAAAACCACGGTCGTATGATGATCAGTAACAACCGAGTGCAGGTGGGTCATTTGGGTATGTTGGGCGAGTGGCCATCTGGCGTGCAACTCCGAACACTCTTATCTTTCAGCCGCAATCTGGGTAGGCCCATCACTAGTGACCCGCGTACGCCACTGACCCAGTTTTCGGGTATGGCCCAGCTCATGCTGCCCGTATCGTGGCTGGGCGGCACCCAACTGAATCTGGCCGTGGCCCTCGATCAGGGACAGTGGCTGACGAACAATCTGGGTGGTTGGCTGAGCTTACGTAAAGTCATTCAAAAACGATAAACGAACTGTTCGGTATCAGATGGAAGCTCTCACAACTGCCAATCGGCTTACTATTGGGTCAACAGCCAACTGGTGGCCTTTAGTCCTGTGTGCAGGCCTGGTGTTCACGCTGGTGTCTCACCTCGGATTTATGCCGCTTGATACGGGCGATGAGGCTCGCCGGGCGCTGGTATCGCTGGAGATGATGCTGTCCGGCGATTACATAACGCCTACGCTGCATGGCGAACGGTACTTCAACAAACCACCCCTGTTCAACTGGCTTATTATTGCCTCTTACCGGCTGTTTGGCAATTATTCGTCTTTTGCCCTGCGGTTTCCCATGCTGGTTTCGCTGCTGCTGCTGGGGCTGGCATTATTCTGGTTTGTGCGGAAAGAAATAAACCCGATAGTCGGTGGGGCGGCTGCCCTGATGATGCTTACCAACGGGCGGGTGCTGCTGTACGATTCGATGCTGGGGCTAATTGAGATTACCTTCGCACTGGTTACCTATACGGCCATTGTGCTGGTCTATCGCTACGATAAGAAACGGTCGTACTGGTGGCTTTATCTCACAACGTACGCTCTTACGGCTGCCGCTTTTTTATTAAAAGGACTTCCCCCGGTAGCTTTTCAGGGGCTAACCCTGCTGGGCTGGTTTGTGTATACCCGGCGGACTCGTTTGCTTTTCCATCCGGCTCACTTTGCCGGTATAGCGGTATTCTTACTCATTACGGGCGCTTACTACTGGACGTATTTCAGCCGAAATGCCATCCCGCTTCAGGAGGTAGCGGGGGTCTTGTTTACCGAGAGTGCCAAGCGTACCGGACTGTACTTTGGCTGGGGCGCAACCCTGCTTCACCTGATTACCTTTCCGTTTGAGCTTACCTACCACTTTGCTCCGTTTACGCTGCTGCTGGTCTTGCTGATACGTCGCGGAATCGGAAAAATCCTGGCAAGCCATCCGTTTGTTGCCTTCAATGCAGTATCGTTCAGTTCTACGGTCGTCATTTACTGGCTCTCGCCCCAGGTATACGGGCGTTACCTGATCGGGCTGATGCCCATGCTGTTTACCGTACTGGCGTATCTCTATTATGAACACAGCAGCCCGGCCAGCCGTGGGCGGTGGTGGGTGGAGCGGATCTGGCTGGTCACAACGATTGTGTTGGCCGTAGGTTGCTGGGCTGTTATGATCCACCCCACAACCCGCGTGCTGCCCGGTGCATTCGCCAAAACGGCTACTCTTTTTGTTCTGCTGTCGGGTCTGGCCTGGCTTATGCTCAGGGATGCCCGCAATCGGCTCGGTCTGACGATTGCGGTACTGATTGTGGTTCGGATGGGATTCAACTGGTTTGCGCTGCCGGGTAGAGCTGTCAAACGCGAGTTTTACAGAGATACGGCTGTTAAAGCAGCCCGCCTGACATTGGGGCATCCGCTGTATGGCTACAAAACAACCGTAGGGGACGGCCCGGCAACGGATGTCAGCTCGTTTCATATCACCCTTACACGGGGCGACATCTTACGAAAAACCAGCAAAAAAATACCGGGTGCTTATTATATCGCCGACTCAGCCAGTCTGGCGCATGAATCCGCCAGGACCGTTGCCCAACTTGTTCTGTTTGATCGGCACCCGGCGTCCATTGTCGTATTTGAGTAATGGTTATTGGTTACTAGTTACTGGTTATTCATAACACACTAACCAATAACTAGTAACCTCTAATCAATAACCAATCACTACTAACCAATCAGGTAAAACGTTTATATGCGATGACGATTCTGATAACGGGCGGAGCAGGCTTTATCGGTCATACACTAACCCGTCATTTGCTGGCAATGGGGCATACGGTGCTCCTGCTCGATAATTTCAACAGTAGTTACGACCCCGCCATTAAGTGGCAGCATATACAATCTATTCGGCATTTATCAGGCTGGTCATTGTACCAGGGAGATATCCGCGACGCGGTATTGCTGCACCAGATTTTTAGTGCCTACCGGGTCGATGGCGTTATTCATCTGGCCGGTCTGGCGGGTGTTCGGCCATCGTTACAGAACCCGTCTGCCTATATGGATCATAACGTGAACGGGACGGCTGTTTTGCTGGAAGCCATGCGGGTGTTCAATATCAAGCGATTTGTGTTTGCCTCGTCATCGTCCGTATACGGCAGCCGGTCCGGGGGCGTGTTTTTGGAAACAGACTGTGCCGAAAATTCGGTATCACCTTACGCCTTCTCGAAACGGGCGGCCGAACGGCTGTGCCAGCAGCATCACCAATTGCACGGGCTACACGTATTCTGTTTGCGCCTGTTTACCGTTTATGGCCCGCAACAGCGCCCGGATATGGGCATCTCCCGGTTCATTCAGCAACTGAATAACCGTCAGCCGATAACGCTTTTTGGCAATGGGTTAAGTCGTCGCGATTATACGTATGTCGATGATATTGTGGCTGGTATAAGCCAGTCAATCGAGCGGGTAAAGGGCTGCGAGATCATTAATTTGGGGAGTGCCCACCCGGTTACGCTGCTGGAATTAATTGGCATGCTCGAACAGCTCATCAAACGGCGTGTACCAATCAACTGGCTGGCCGACCAGCCCGGCGATGTGCCGTATACGCACGCATCCATCGAAAAAGCCCGACGGTTACTGGACTATCAGCCAGCTACCGACTTAAAAGATGGCTTACGCAACATGGTCAATCAATATCAACGAACGCAGGCTTACGCTCAGCCCATCGAGTAAGTAAATGCTTATGGAAAATCGACCGTATGTATCTATCGTGGTTTGTGTTTACAACGAATCAGGAAATAACCAGCCCTTACTTGATCAGCTCCATCGGGCGTTGCAATCGCTGGACTACGAGATTATTTACGTCAACGATGGCTCAACAGACGCAACGCTGGCTGAGTTGCTGGCTGGCCGAAACGAGAGGCTGACGATTCTGGACTTACAAAAAAACTACGGACAGAGTGCGGCTTTGTCGGCGGGTATCGATGCCGCCAGGGGTAGGTTTATTGTCACGATGGACGGCGATCAGCAAAACGATCCGCTGGATATTATTCCCATGCTTCGGATTGCCGACGAACAGGACGTCGATCTGGTGATGGGGCGCCGACATAATCGCCAGGACGCGAGCTGGTCGCGGGTATGGCCCAGCCGACTGGCCAATGGCCTTATCCGTCGAACGCTCGACCTGCCCATTGATGATAATGGCTGTGCGCTTAAAGTGTTCCGGGCCGACTGCGTAAAACGAATTGGCTTATATGGCGAGCTGCACCGGTTCATTGCAGCACTGGCCCACCTCGATGGCGCCCGGATTGTACAGGTCCCCGTTCGGCACCACCCCCGCCGGATCGGTCAGTCGAAATATGGGCTGGGGCGAACGGGGCGGGTTTTAAGCGACTTGTTTCTGCTGCTGTTCTTTAAACGATACCTGAACCGACCTATGCACCTGTTTGGCGGGCTGGGTATGCTGTTGCTGTTTGGTGGCTTTTTTCTGTCCATGCGCTTTTTATGGACGTCTGATGCCGCTGTTACGGGCCTCGATCGCTTTGCCGTAGGCGCTATCTGGCTGCTGGCCGGGCTCCAGTTTCTGGCGTTTGGTGTTAGCCTGGATCTGCAAATGCGTACCTATTACGAGTCTCAGGGCAAAAAGAGCTATATTATCCGGCGTACCTATACGTATCATACGAGGGTGCCGGAACCCGTGCGGCAACATACGTATTACCAGACAGAGTTTGTTGAATAAGGGTATTTTCCGCTTAACGCAACGACTCATTCCGCAGGGGCTGGGAGCGGAGTAGCTCATACTCGGGCAGGGTAAATAACGAGGCAAGCGCATCCAGGTCTTCTGCCCGATGGAGATCACTGCCAATAAAATCGACCCAGTTATTATGCAGTATGCGCTGTGCCTGAGTACGAACTTTTCGGCCGTACCGACCCGTCAGCGAAAGCCAGTTAAGCTGAAACAGACAGCCAATTTCATGGAGTCGGGCCAGCGCAGCTTCGTCTGCATGGTAGTAAGTATAGCGTTCAGGATGAGCCAGAACGGGCATGTAACCTTTGGTTTGAAGGCGGAATAATACATCTTCGAGCTGCTGTGGAGCGGCTGCCCATCCGGTTTCTATAAGCACATAACGTTCCTTCCCAAACGTCATCAGGTCGTTTTTATCGAGTAGGTCCGGAAAAAATTCGTCGAGCATATACTCCGCAGCAACGTCAATTTGCAAAGCCAGCCCATGCGAATCGGCTAGTTCCTGCAATTCCAACTGGCCCGCCCGTAACATATCGGACGAGTTGGGGTACCAGTCGCGGCTAACGTGCGGTGTGGTAATGACCCGTTGAATACCCCAGGCGGCCATCTGCTGCAGGCAAGCCAGGGTCTCTTCTGGACTACTAACACCATCGTCGACATTGGGGAGTAAATGCGAGTGCATATCAACGCGCCAGAAACAGGCCTCCTCCACTGCTTTCGGATCGTTTGCCAGATTCTGTGTGAGCCGTGTTTTTAACTGTTTCCAAAAATTCATAATGTTGTAATCTCGTCAAATCTACAAAATCAGTTGGCTAACAAAAAATGAAGCCAGTCCAACACGGTGTACGTGAGCCGATAAACGACAAGGCTGACACCAGTAATAGCTACCGAACTGCTATTTTTTTATGAAAAGAAACTAAGCTTAGTTTAAGTTAAGGCTTACCACTTATTAGATCTGCAAGATGTAAATCGATCTTTGATTTGATGTAAAGGTAAATTTTAAGTTATATACTTGCCCTATAAGTCTACAAAACTCCGCTATCAATAAAAAAGTTGCTTATCGGTTGCGTTAGCAAAGTTATTAAGTCTGATCGTTACATTCGTTCCTTTTCCCATCTGACTGTCGATGAGCAGCTCACCCTGGTTGAGCCGCATGAACTCCCGGCATAGCTCCAGGCCCAGCCCCGTCCCTTTCTCGCCCGCCGTGCCCCGGCTGGGAATGACCTGCCCCGGCAACGAGGCCGGTCGGCTGATGGGCATACCCACCCCCGAGTCGGTGATGCGCAGCCAGCCGGTGTGGTCATGCTGGCCGGTGCTGACGTGAATGGAGCCGCCCGCCGGGGTGAACTTAATGGCGTTGTGGAGCAGGTTGCGCAGCACAATCTGGAGTTGGAGCTCATCGGCTACCACCCGGGCAGGCTGCAAGCAGGTGGTAAGGGCGAGGTTTTTTTCTTTCAGTTCAGCGGTGTAGAGGTAGAGGACCGATTCGATGAGTTGGGTCAGGTCGAGGGTAGTGGGTCGGGCCAGGAGTTGGTCACGCTGGAGCATGGACCAGTGGAGCAGGTTGTCCAGGGCCAGGTAGACGCCATCGACCATCTGCATGAGCCGACCGGTACGTTGCTGGAAGTCGAGCGGTGTGATGTAGCCATCGTGTATGCCCATGAGTTGGGTTTTGAGGCTGGCGATGGGGCTGCGCAGGTCGTGGCCAATGATGCCGAACAGCTTATCTTTAATGTCAATGCTTTTTGTAAGCTGTTCGTTTTTCTTGACGAGCGCTTCTTCGGCTGATCTAATCAGTTTTTGGGTAAAGTAATTGAAGTAGATGAGGCAACTGAAAACCGAAAATCCATTGAGAAGTTGTCCTACTTCAAAAGGCTGGTCGAGGAACTTCATGATGATGATTCGATACGCCTGGAAGGTAACACCCAAAAGTACCACAATCACTATCGACTGCTTCATCTCAAATAAGATGATTGTACCGATAGCCATCAGTATCAGCATGAGTTCCGGATGCATGTCTTTTTTGTTCAGAGTGATATCCAGCCAAAAAGCCAGCAGCGAACTTGTATAACTTACGGCAATGAGGTAACAGGAGGCCAGTTGTAGCCTTAACCGGTAGGTCAGCCAAAGTACGGGTATCAGACAGAACGTGAAGACGATTGAGTTAGATATAGCCGAGCGGTAATCCTGGACATAGAGGTTTACGAAAAAAGAGAAAATGGTTAAGAGTAGTACAAACCAGGTGATGATGAGCAGCGATCTGAACCGAAATAACTCAAGCCCTGTCAGGTTTGGGTTGTTCGGAAATATCATTAATTGTAAGTTGTTGATTGGTGGCATGATGTTAGTTTAGGTGTGTCAATAAACAAGCATCGACTTTTTGCGTGTGAGTGACGCTGGCTATTTCTGCCGCTAACTTACTGCACTGTCAAAGCGAGCGGTTACATTCGTTCCTTTTCCCATCTGACTGTCGATGAGCAGCTCACCCTGGTTGAGCCGCATGAACTCCCGGCATAGCTCCAGGCCCAGCCCCGTCCCTTTCTCGCCCGCCGTGCCCCGGCTGGGAATGACCTGCCCCGACAACGAGGCCGGTCGGCTGATGGGCATACCCACCCCCGAGTCGGTGATGCGCAGCCAGCCGGTGTGGTCATGCTGGCCGGTGCTGACGTGAATGGAGCCGCCCGCCGGGGTGAACTTAATGGCGTTGTGGAGCAGGTCGTGGCCAATGATGCCGAACAGCTTATCTTTTAATGAATTAGCGTTGATGAGCATATAGTTCTGTTCACTAATCTCCCGCTGCATCTTAAGCGCTGTTCTCCTGACAATGTAGCCAAAGTAAATGATTAGGCTGAAAACAGTAGTTCCGTCTACAAAGTGGCCGATCTCGAATGGAGTAAGGATATAATAAATGAGAAGTACTCTACATAAAAAATAGGTGAAGGCCGTTAGTAGAGCCATCAATAACGAGGCTTTTCCGTCGAGTAGAATCAGCGACATAATGCAAAGACCTGTTATGTGTAAGTCCAGGTCAGTCTCATGACCTGTGGCTAGCCTCAGGAAAAAGGCGAGGAGTATCGTAATGTACAAAGATCCGACACAATACCAGGCAGCGCGGTTTATTTTGTGTTTATAGGCAAGCCAAAGCGTAGGCAGATACGAAAAGATAATATTAAATGCGTTGCTGAACACCCTGTCGTATTTGTGAAAATAAGCGTTGGCAATTGCAACAAGAATCATTACTGCAATGAGTAGCCAGGCAATGTTGAGCAAGGTCATGAACCTGAATCTGTCATACGGAGACAGTAATTCCAATCCATACCTTGGAAATAACCTTCGTTGTATACTCGATAACGAGTGCATAATGTTAGTTTGAC is a window of Spirosoma linguale DSM 74 DNA encoding:
- a CDS encoding PHP domain protein (PFAM: PHP domain protein~KEGG: sun:SUN_1558 capsular polysaccharide biosynthesis protein) — translated: MNFWKQLKTRLTQNLANDPKAVEEACFWRVDMHSHLLPNVDDGVSSPEETLACLQQMAAWGIQRVITTPHVSRDWYPNSSDMLRAGQLELQELADSHGLALQIDVAAEYMLDEFFPDLLDKNDLMTFGKERYVLIETGWAAAPQQLEDVLFRLQTKGYMPVLAHPERYTYYHADEAALARLHEIGCLFQLNWLSLTGRYGRKVRTQAQRILHNNWVDFIGSDLHRAEDLDALASLFTLPEYELLRSQPLRNESLR
- a CDS encoding histidine kinase (PFAM: ATP-binding region ATPase domain protein~SMART: ATP-binding region ATPase domain protein~KEGG: abb:ABBFA_000555 virulence sensor protein BvgS precursor): MTLLNIAWLLIAVMILVAIANAYFHKYDRVFSNAFNIIFSYLPTLWLAYKHKINRAAWYCVGSLYITILLAFFLRLATGHETDLDLHITGLCIMSLILLDGKASLLMALLTAFTYFLCRVLLIYYILTPFEIGHFVDGTTVFSLIIYFGYIVRRTALKMQREISEQNYMLINANSLKDKLFGIIGHDLLHNAIKFTPAGGSIHVSTGQHDHTGWLRITDSGVGMPISRPASLSGQVIPSRGTAGEKGTGLGLELCREFMRLNQGELLIDSQMGKGTNVTARFDSAVS
- a CDS encoding histidine kinase (PFAM: ATP-binding region ATPase domain protein~SMART: ATP-binding region ATPase domain protein~KEGG: mrd:Mrad2831_5226 response regulator receiver sensor signal transduction histidine kinase) is translated as MPPINNLQLMIFPNNPNLTGLELFRFRSLLIITWFVLLLTIFSFFVNLYVQDYRSAISNSIVFTFCLIPVLWLTYRLRLQLASCYLIAVSYTSSLLAFWLDITLNKKDMHPELMLILMAIGTIILFEMKQSIVIVVLLGVTFQAYRIIIMKFLDQPFEVGQLLNGFSVFSCLIYFNYFTQKLIRSAEEALVKKNEQLTKSIDIKDKLFGIIGHDLRSPIASLKTQLMGIHDGYITPLDFQQRTGRLMQMVDGVYLALDNLLHWSMLQRDQLLARPTTLDLTQLIESVLYLYTAELKEKNLALTTCLQPARVVADELQLQIVLRNLLHNAIKFTPAGGSIHVSTGQHDHTGWLRITDSGVGMPISRPASLPGQVIPSRGTAGEKGTGLGLELCREFMRLNQGELLIDSQMGKGTNVTIRLNNFANATDKQLFY
- a CDS encoding NAD-dependent epimerase/dehydratase (PFAM: NAD-dependent epimerase/dehydratase; 3-beta hydroxysteroid dehydrogenase/isomerase; Male sterility domain; KR domain protein; polysaccharide biosynthesis protein CapD; dTDP-4-dehydrorhamnose reductase; short- chain dehydrogenase/reductase SDR~KEGG: geo:Geob_2923 NAD-dependent epimerase/dehydratase), which codes for MTILITGGAGFIGHTLTRHLLAMGHTVLLLDNFNSSYDPAIKWQHIQSIRHLSGWSLYQGDIRDAVLLHQIFSAYRVDGVIHLAGLAGVRPSLQNPSAYMDHNVNGTAVLLEAMRVFNIKRFVFASSSSVYGSRSGGVFLETDCAENSVSPYAFSKRAAERLCQQHHQLHGLHVFCLRLFTVYGPQQRPDMGISRFIQQLNNRQPITLFGNGLSRRDYTYVDDIVAGISQSIERVKGCEIINLGSAHPVTLLELIGMLEQLIKRRVPINWLADQPGDVPYTHASIEKARRLLDYQPATDLKDGLRNMVNQYQRTQAYAQPIE
- a CDS encoding glycosyl transferase family 2 (PFAM: glycosyl transferase family 2~KEGG: nis:NIS_1112 glycosyl transferase); translation: MLMENRPYVSIVVCVYNESGNNQPLLDQLHRALQSLDYEIIYVNDGSTDATLAELLAGRNERLTILDLQKNYGQSAALSAGIDAARGRFIVTMDGDQQNDPLDIIPMLRIADEQDVDLVMGRRHNRQDASWSRVWPSRLANGLIRRTLDLPIDDNGCALKVFRADCVKRIGLYGELHRFIAALAHLDGARIVQVPVRHHPRRIGQSKYGLGRTGRVLSDLFLLLFFKRYLNRPMHLFGGLGMLLLFGGFFLSMRFLWTSDAAVTGLDRFAVGAIWLLAGLQFLAFGVSLDLQMRTYYESQGKKSYIIRRTYTYHTRVPEPVRQHTYYQTEFVE
- a CDS encoding glycosyl transferase family 39 (PFAM: glycosyl transferase family 39~KEGG: afw:Anae109_0521 glycosyl transferase family protein); protein product: MEALTTANRLTIGSTANWWPLVLCAGLVFTLVSHLGFMPLDTGDEARRALVSLEMMLSGDYITPTLHGERYFNKPPLFNWLIIASYRLFGNYSSFALRFPMLVSLLLLGLALFWFVRKEINPIVGGAAALMMLTNGRVLLYDSMLGLIEITFALVTYTAIVLVYRYDKKRSYWWLYLTTYALTAAAFLLKGLPPVAFQGLTLLGWFVYTRRTRLLFHPAHFAGIAVFLLITGAYYWTYFSRNAIPLQEVAGVLFTESAKRTGLYFGWGATLLHLITFPFELTYHFAPFTLLLVLLIRRGIGKILASHPFVAFNAVSFSSTVVIYWLSPQVYGRYLIGLMPMLFTVLAYLYYEHSSPASRGRWWVERIWLVTTIVLAVGCWAVMIHPTTRVLPGAFAKTATLFVLLSGLAWLMLRDARNRLGLTIAVLIVVRMGFNWFALPGRAVKREFYRDTAVKAARLTLGHPLYGYKTTVGDGPATDVSSFHITLTRGDILRKTSKKIPGAYYIADSASLAHESARTVAQLVLFDRHPASIVVFE